The nucleotide sequence GTCGTGGTCCGGCACCTCGACGTCTCCGCCACATACGTCGCAGATCAGCGTCGCCCTGCCGGCGGCGGCGGGTACGACGCTCATGTCCGCCGCCGCGCGCCCGCCGGCTCCGGTCCCACTCGCCCCGCACCGCCCTGGTCGGGGTCGGGACCCCGCGCGCCCGCCGGACGCGTGCCCGGCCCGAGGTCGCCCCGCGCGGCGGGGCCGGTTCGAACCGATACCGGCCCCGCCACGCGTTCCCCGGGGGGAGGGGACGCGCAATGATCTGGGTCAGCCGGCACGCGTCCGGAATCCCGGTCGGGGCGCGACGGAGTGACGACAGTGCTCCGCTCGTCGGCCGGGACGGCCGCTACCCCGGACGGATCGGCCGGGACGGCCGCCACCCCGGACGGATCGGCCGGGACGGCCGCCACCCCGGACGGATCCGCCGCCACGGCCGCCTGTCCGGGCGGCTCGGCGGGCGGCTCGGCCGGTTCCGTCCGGAGGACGTTGAGCAGCCGGGTGATCCGGAGGATGCGGCGCACCCGGGTGCTGGGATGACGGAGCGTCACCTCGCCACCGGAGCGCATCAGGCGGCGGTGCGTGTCCAGCAGGAGCGAGACGCCGGCCGCGTCGACCCGCCGGCAGTCGGCGAGGTCGATCACCAACCGGGCCGGTCGCCGGTCGATGATCGCGTCGAGTACGGCGCCGAGCCGGGGTACCCGGGCGATGTCCAGTTCCCCGTCGACGAACACCTCGACCGGCTCGGACGGCCCGGCCGAAGCTCCCGGCACCCGTGCCGTCGCTCGAACCGACTGCCCCATGTCACCCCCTCCGGCTCGTCCCGTCGGTATGCGGCACAGCCTGCCCAGCCGGCATGGCGGATTGTCCCCGGGTTCATGACGATCGGATGACAAAGCCGCCACGAGCCGCCCACCAGCCGCCGCCGACCCGGCACCGGGGATTTCCGCTGCCGGGAGCGGAGCAGCATGATGGGTGGATGACGAAGGTACTGGTGATCGAGGATGACGACCGCATCCGCACGTCGCTGGTGCTCGCGCTCGAGGACGAGGGATACGCCGCGAGCGGGGTGCCCAGTGCGGAGGAGGGCCTGGCCGA is from Micromonospora sp. WMMD1102 and encodes:
- a CDS encoding anti-sigma factor antagonist (This anti-anti-sigma factor, or anti-sigma factor antagonist, belongs to a family that includes characterized members SpoIIAA, RsbV, RsfA, and RsfB.); this translates as MPGASAGPSEPVEVFVDGELDIARVPRLGAVLDAIIDRRPARLVIDLADCRRVDAAGVSLLLDTHRRLMRSGGEVTLRHPSTRVRRILRITRLLNVLRTEPAEPPAEPPGQAAVAADPSGVAAVPADPSGVAAVPADPSGVAAVPADERSTVVTPSRPDRDSGRVPADPDHCASPPPGERVAGPVSVRTGPAARGDLGPGTRPAGARGPDPDQGGAGRVGPEPAGARRRT